GGGCTTCAGTTCTTCCTGCTTCAGTTCGGAGCGTTTGGGCTGCGCCCTCACCACCCTGTCGGCCGTCCCGCCCGCGTTTCCCAAAAGTCTTTGCTCCGACGAGGTGCTGCCTGTGCTGGCCCTGGCAGTGCTGCGTGAGCCGTCGCTGGTGCCACTGGTGGACCTGCTCACGCCGCTCCTCGGCGACTGAGGGACTTGCTGATGAGGAGTCTGCTGTCCGGCTCGTTGGGCCCTCGGGGAGTTCCTGTGCTCGGAGAGCTCGATGGAGGCGGTGGAAGTCGGGCTAGAAGACTGCGAGTCCGTTTTCTGCTGGGAGGCCGGCGGCCGGGGCGCCACCGTCGGGCCCTCCGTGTACTCATTGCTGCTGCGGATGGTCCTTATCTGGTCCAGGGAGAGCACCTGACCCTCCCAAGGCTCCGAGTCCCCAGTCTGGGGTCTGCCAGTGTCACGCAAAGCTCGCAGCAAGCCAGAGGAGCCGCTGCCGCCATTTTGAGCTCTCGTCTCCATCTTTACTCTGAAGTGGGAACTCTCCGGCTGGCATTGAACACATCTGAAGTCCTATGGGAAAGGCAGACAGTTAAATGAGTGCGTACAGGGAAGTAAAGTCCCATAAACTAACCATATGTAAATCATACAAACTAGGCAAAAGAAAAGGCAGATGGCAGGCTTCTTAATGCAAATCTCCCAACTACTCCCCACCTCTACAGCCCTGGAAGGCTGATCATCAATGGGACGGGCCTTTACCACCTGCAGCTATCAAGTTCATGGAACATCTAGTAGGCTCTTTTGCTCTACAGTGTTTCGGGTGCTGCACATTATCAGATCAAGAACAAATAAGGATCTCTTTGCTGAGTAATATCCACCAGTTTGTCTTTGCACAAGCATCATCTATCCTCAACAAGAGTTTAAGATCTTTCTAAAATGTCTTTCAATATATACACACGCTAATGACAGCCATTCCTTAACTCATCTGTACATTTATGTAGACATCTTGCAGTTATCACCTATGGCTTGCTTGTTGCCAACTGCAAACAAGTGCAActtttaattgaatatttattcTCTTTTGAGGGTTTTGTGTTGATTTCAACATTGCAAACACCATTCTCACTGTCCATTCCTTGCTGAGCACATTAGAACTTCTTTGTAAAAGAGTAATTAAAAGCACACCCAATTTCACTTTGCTTTGGAACAAGCTATTATTTGGCCATAAGGATCCAatgtcataaatgttttttaaagagctTGAAAATGCAAGTATTAATCAACTTATATACAGACAGAGATGGTGGTCTTGCACATAAATAATGcggtttaattaaatataaatgtcacaatACATTTTCATAGTATCATTGTTaacctaattttttttaatttcaaatagcCATTTTTAATATCTAGCAGCTGGCGTGCATAACATGACGTTCACAAATGCATTATGACGCTATCGACAGGGGGCGGGGCTCTAATGACACAAAAACTTACATACAGAATTATAAAATATCCACATGTGTTAAGGTGAAAAAACATGATACCCATACATCTCAGCCGGGACCCTCGGCACCAGTTGAGTTCAATCTAAATAACACTACCCCAAATTACCATATCAATGCACAATCTCTCTTTCTACGGAGAGGCCCCATCAGTAAAATGTCTGTTAAACATCTGTTTATCTCCTCACtgctatttaaacttctgatCTGGGTTATCAGCATGCATACTAACTTTATAACAATACTTAACTTGGTTGAACCTTGCATAAAGTACAgcgcagtttttttttctttctttgcaaCAGCAGccaaagtttttattttataattaacatatttagtGGAACGTCGTATGGGTATTTATTGAAGAAAAGAACAAAGCCTGTAAGTATAGATGACGTTTATAAATGTCTAGTCGCAACTATAAACGCGACAAAAATGCAAACGTGCaaagttttaattaatctatttaGTGAGTCTTCATAAGGGTTTTAATAACAAACGTGCAGCTTTAGATGACGTTTTTCAATAGCGGTTCGCAACTTTAACTAAATGAAAAGTAAGTCAAAGTAAGTACGCAGGGAACAGATCCGTATGGCAACTATTTGCACAGCTGCAAGAATGGCGCGGAGCATGAGCACTGGAAAAAGTCATGAAGAACACGAAGAACTATAATATAAATGCACGACTAAATAAACTAGGAGCAATAAATGAAACTCAAATAAAAGCCTGTCAAAATCCACCGCAAAAAAGTTGTAACACACGTCACTTACCGTGATCTCACCACCTCAACCCCCTATTTGTGTTGTGAAGAGTATATCCTACTAGTAGGAATTTCTCTTTGGTTAGTCCTCAATTCATTGGgagattcattcacaaaaatcCGATGATAGCAAACAGTCGCGCGTCCTCGTATTCGCGTATTTTTCCGCGCAACTCCCGCGAAACAATAACATCAGAAATTTATTCCAAGTAGAACGCGCTGAAGTTTAACTTATGCTGTTAAACCGCTAATTAtgccaaaaagaaaataagttcCAGAATCCAACAAAATGAGCCGagtttatagaaaaaaaacaaaatcaaaacgcTTAAAGACTTTTCAAGAAGAAGCGTTGCTGTTCGCAAGTTGAATGTTTGGCTGCATGGCACACACTGTGCTGCTTTCAAGTTTTTCAGctcttgttttttcttctttccgGAGAGGAGGTCGGGTTTATGCTGTAAATGGCGTCATGTGGAAGTGAAGGGGGTGAACAGAGTAGCTGTTGTCCCAGAGGATATATCGTATCCGGTCCCAGCTCATTGGCTCTACAGGACTCAACATTCactccctgtgtgtgtgtgtgtgtgtgtgtgtgtgtgtgtctcagaaCACTAGCACACGAACGTCCGATTCAGTTGAGCGAATCGGTTCACTCGAACGATTTGGTtcaatgaaccaattcaaagaGCCGACTCACCATTTACTTTGAGTTATACTTCAAAGGTGTTCCTACGTCTTATTGCGACATATACGTGtacttttacagtatattttacaCTAGGCTGTATAGATTAAACATGCGTAGATTGTGCTAATTAGCAGCGACTTTCAGAGAAATCAGAGtcgacttttaaaaaaagtttctgtCTGGTTCGTTTCTCGAAACCAAAATGTAGTGTACAGTTAGCTAAACGTCAACTATAACCTACAAAAGACAATCAGTCACATATTGAAGTGATAGGCTACATGATAACACTTATGTTGTGTGGATGACGTGTCAAAAAGTGATAACGGAAGCCCACTTGCCATAATTTCCTTCTCTGTCAAACTCATGCACTCTGACACACTAACATTTGTGGTAGGCCTAACTGAAAAATTGCATGTACAGTTATctgtaaaagatttaaaaaaaaaaaaaaaaaaaaaaaaaaaaaaaaattattagctGGTCACACCTCTCCAATAATTCTAAGCCTATTTACTACCCCAGCGACATTAgctttaaacattattattattattaatatgaattattatacaattaagtaatattattagCATTAATTGTTCTCGACATTGTGAAATGGCTAGTCCTCCTAAACAAAATAATCCGTTACAGTAGCGTGTGCTAATCGGTTCAACAGAATCATTCAAATGAATCTGTTCAGTCAAATGATTCTTTCGCCAATCAGATATTGCTAGAGAACCCTGCCTCCGTCTTTCACGGCCTAAACATTTGTGCAGGAGAGCTTATCTGTTGCTTAACCACTATTGACACTTAGGTTTATAACTTTTACACTTTCTTTTTGAAAGCTTTTTAAGGGTAGGCCTACATTTGTAAGTGGTGAAGGTTAACTTGCAGCAATGAGTTCAACCATTTCTGctctaaaaaaatctaatcatcTTCCTTTATGCAGTTGTTCTGGTCACCATGTATGAGTTTCAGTTTTTAGACTTGTATTTTCTTAACTTTATTCAGCATTTTAGAGTGCACATGCtgattttgaattaaaataaaatctaaatgaccaaataataataataataataataataataataataataataataataattattattattattattactattaactcaatggaaatgtaaaaatgtatatataaataaaatcataaatatatatatatataaataaaatcactggGTGTATTACTGCTCTCTAGTGGCATGAGAAGCTAACAACAGTATCATGTTTATTCCTTGAATAATCAccagaattatattttaaccAGAAAGTGCATGATTACCTACAATAACATCAACATAGTaaatagaaaattatatttataatgcactGATGTCAGGTTGGAAAATAGaattaaatgtgatttaattcTTACATACAATGGGCAATTTGATAAACATAACAAAGCTGctgtataaaagaaaaaatgcaaacaaaagtcTGATCTGCAGTTAAATCCGATCTAGCAGTGATAGTGGATGAAAGACACCAATACAACAAGTTTACTTAGCATGGAAATAGCTTCCATACAAAGCCACTTTATAATGTATGGACCATTGTGGGCTAATAGGAAGTACTCCCACAGGAGAATGTAGGCTTCTTCAAGTACCCCCCTTGACacattgtctgtctgtctctctagcaacttttcttttaaaaggcTGCAAGGCAATAACAGGCAAGGCTGCTTCTGTGTTATCAGAAGGAGGGGGTGAACAAATGCACCTTGAGGTGGCCTCAAATGAACATGGAGAGTCAAAGAGGAAACGAGCAGAGAGTGAGCGAGTTCCCAAACCCATGAGACTTCACCATCTCCAGCTGAGCGGACCCTATTGTTCAGGGCCTCCTTTTCACCAGCCAAAGGTGAAAAGGTAACTGACAAGGGGCTTTGTGCCTGGTCATGGGGACTCCCATTGCCCAAGAACGCCCAGATTCCCTTGGTCACACATTGTCAATGGGGTCCATGAGGAAATGGGAGAAGGGGGTTGAACAAGGGTGCAGGGAAAAGTCTTTTAGAATAAGACACATAACGAATAGTAGGCTGAAGCTCATGGAGACTGTCAAGAAATGTCTGGGTTGTGTAAGAAATGAAATGTTGCATGCAAAactttgcatacattttttttaatttattttttttttttcatttcattttgtaaacatttaaaacttaatttctataatttgtCATTACCATAACACAAAAtgatgtaatgcaaaataaaattatgatatatatatatatatatatatttaaacttgtGATAGTCAccttaaaatatgaaacaaaagagGAATgcgtaaaatacaaaataaaataaaataaaataaaataaaaaataaataaaaaaataaaataaaataaaataattcattatttttcttctAATTTTGGAGTGAAAAAATACCCCACGATATTTATTTGTGGAAGTCACCTAataatatgaaacaaaacaggaatgcaaataaataaataaataaataaataaataaaaataaaataaaataaaataaaataaaataaaataaaataaaataaaataaaataaaataaaacaaaacattttttttggagTGAAAAACAACCCAGATGTTTATTTGTGAGAGTCACCTAataatatgaaacaaaacaggaatcctaaaaataaaataaaacaataaagcaaaacaataaaaagcaacacaaaaccataaaaaaactgGGCTGTCTGACTTTGCAAAAATACTTGTGCCTAACTAGCCCTAAATAAGTCTTCTGGCATTATTTCCAAGTGTACCTCTTGAAGGAACAGCTGTCTTTCTCCTTCTTTGGCTGTCTAATCGCCCCCATCCAAAGCCCCCCAAACAAAAGCTTATACACGTTTGTAAAGATAAAGAGGAAGCAGTGGACAAAATGCATACAGACGGTTTAGCTTTGAGCTAAGCTCAATGTGACATGAATTTGTGGGCTTAATAAAGTTGCTTGACGTTTTCCTTTCCTGGCGTCATTTATTTTTCCTCTTGTTCTGTGAGATAAGCTCCACTGTCACCTCAGGCTTTACCGTGGTTCAAGACAATTTAGTTGGAAGAAACACGGAAATAGAGAGATAGAAGTTTCAATTACGTCCTGTCATTTATTCTAAGGTTTTCTATGGTAATGCAAAAAGTCCTAGACTTgctatttcatttatttacagatgagttttgcattttttctttaggaaatgtgaaaaaaatctagtttattttattagcatgttttgGATAGCAACATTAAACCAAACTCCTCTTCGcagtcatttaaatatattttaccaaCCCCTGTTATTTCCACTGGCATGCTCAATGTTGCttgaaacaaaaccaaaaaccacAAAGTGTCAGTCTGTGCTCAGAAACACATGTTAGTCACAGTTAGTAACGTCTCCAAAATATTTGACAGATAATCACGGGAATGTCTGAGAGGATGTTTTATAAGTACAATTAGATGTGTTTGTAAGGAAGAGAAACCGTATATCCGTTCGCTCGTGTGTTGGAGTGAACCACAAAGGGTCAAGAGTGGGTGttaaaggaaaaagaaagaaaaaagaaacgtGAAGAACGAGCGCAAGGATGCACATGCGGACACGGAGCCAAGTAATAATGACCCCTGGTGAGCTCTAGGCATCGGAAGGAAACGCAGAGCGCCCTGTAATTAGGCATTTTATAACGTGCACCAAATTCTTTGATAATGCAACAAGGGGACGGTGGAGGGGGGCCATTTCAAAACCACAATAGTTGACTCTGGAGCCAGTTAGCCCAATTAAAGCAGGTTATGCACAGTCATTATGCTAGGTCGGACAGATCTCATAGGAAGTTTAGGCCTCgtataaaggaaaaaaaaaaaagtcttttggAGCCCGGGGGCGAGCTGCATGGGCTTCGCCTGGCATCGTTTAGCTGTTCTCGCACTTCCAAGGAGGTATGCCAGATTTGAAGTAATGAAATCTTTGCCCTTAATTTGCCTGTAAATAGAATTGGCCATATTTTGGGTTTTGCTTTGATAGCGGGGTCACCTCTTTGACAGGTTCCTGAATGCCACATTTGGAAAGATAATTAGAAAAGACAATGGACTAGCTTCCCTAGacataaaatgtttcataatttaAGAGGAAAAACATCACCTGATTTTATGAAGTTGTTAAGATTATTGAGAAAAGACCATAAAAaaagtagccattgacttccatagtaatTTGTTCTATACTATGCAAGTCAATAGCTGCCGGCAACTGATTAGTTActgacattcttcaaaatatcttcttttgtgctcaactAAGATAAGAAacacatacaggtttggaacaacttgagggtgaataaattatttttgggtgaactatccctttaaattcatttaaaccCACTTTATCATTTGTGTCTGTAGTGCAGGGTTGTTGTTTATGGGGTTTGAAGCTTAATATATTCTGTTCTGGGAAATGCACCAGATTTTCAAGAAAATAtggaataaaaacacattttgctgAGCCTTTCATAAACATAGTTGAAACACCAAGTGACTCTCATTGTAAAATTAGTCAAAACAATGTTCTTCTCTCTCCGATAAGATTAAATCACCAGTACACTGCAAACAATATTAAGACTTATTGCACAGCATTTGCTTTTAGCCATGAAAAAAAGTTgcataaacaatgtttttgtttaaatcatttttatagtcAATAGGTTCCACTTCTTCCTCTTTATTGCCTCTATTTCCTGCACTTCTCAAAAATGGCTATGCTCACAGACAAAAGTGACAAATCAAACCCTTCATCTTTTCAATTCTGCATCCTTTGAACCTATGAAATAACCATTGGATCCTTGGACAGCCTGTGTCCCCTTCAGACCCccaaacacacactttttttcacTCGCACACAGTGGAGTGTTTTAGGTTCAGATGAAAACCATTACACAAATTTTGCGGTTCCTGTTTTTATATCCTCTTCTCCGGCAGTCATCTGGGACAAAGAAATGGATACTTGGCAAGCTCTTCTTCCtccagaaaaagaaatgaataacaATCCCGTCTCCTCAAACTGTGCTTCCGCAAAGAGCACTTTTCCAGATGGAACTCTTGacatgcaacacacacacacacacagacactcacatatagagagaaacagaaaatcAGTGAACCCACTTGAGGAGGTAAACAAATCTActaaaaatactgatacaaaaCACTACAAATAAAGCAGAATCGAACTTTTGAGACTGGAGCATTTTTATAGTATACAGATTTATATAGTCGGGTCTAAAAGTCTGAGGCTGCTAGTTTAATTGATTCCATTTTGCCTtttaatgcaatgcaaaatgttttattagaaATTAAACAACAgctctttctggtccttgaatctgattcTAGTAATATCAGAACTCGTTCTCGGTTTCACAGTTTGCCTCACTCCGCTAGTGAAAGCGAGAGTCATAGTGGACGctcaaatccactataattttataaataatactgtttttgtgtcacagaatgtaatAGTTTTTTAGACAGGAATGTCCTTAGACTTCctgtggtttgttaataaagataacgtctatttgaacatttgcttcagtgtttttggagatgtgagctccagggcatcaGTGGCCGTTCAGAGCTCATGAATCCGCCGAAAGCAGCCTCACctcagccagatcttctggaatttgcagctggctctgatgtctcaaAGTGTTTAAACAGCAAacagttttggctgagggcaaaatctcatcacgttatattttatgtaaatttaatgctgtatatcagagcactGCCTTTGTACCTTTGagtgaattgcctagcaacttttttgttggctgttgttgttgtttgttatttttttttaatgttctataaataatagcagtatttattaatagtattttgTATTGGGAAACAGTGTGTGTTTAGTGATTGTGATTATTCTGCCATTAGATGGCCACAatagactgtttttatgagtgagtcagtagtaaagacttttatattgacaGAGACTGAAACAGTGCTGTAAACAAGGTAGTTAcggtatttttattttcatcaacACCTTGTAGTGAGCTGAAATCAtctttaacagatgaaaggatagtacgacaaagatatcCTCGGCAGAAattaaactaatgttttattgtggatatgagattgagctgaagaatgaatcctgtatcagatgcaggtaatcacactctctccatctctctctcataatattCTACATAATatagtgagcttttaatacagtaatacaataagcttttaatGCAGAAACTCAACGTTtcttcgttactagttctaaagtgatgttttcgaattagtaacagaggcttgAGCTCAGCTATTAAcctgtcaaactgagatttgaataGCGTAAGGAAGTAGTGCGCACAAAAGAGGTTTTTGATGTGTCTttaaaggtttttgaagaaGCTCCATTGTTGATTCTTATATATTTGCACTCTTGTGacattgaactgttgtataaatgcaatatcacactcgtagccgtgtgatatacagccatatcacaCTGCTACTTGTGTGATATCtctcatatacacacacatacatattgtGAAAGACCTTGTGTTTCCATTAGTAAGAcatttagaattaattaaaaataaatgttgcaattattaatataatttctaattaaacatttttagcatcacattataattcaaaatatataaatcgttggatttatttaaattgaaataagaCATCCGTTGACGTGAACTACCTTTTACGGTCGCCGATAAATTATGATGCTTGAGAAGAAATCCAAACTGGATTAGTCTAATTAGCTGCCCATAAAAGCATCCTGTAATGGTGGCCTTCAGCTTTAGGCCTCTTGTCCGGAGGCATGTAAAACCACTTTTCTTTTCCCCCACAAACTACGGCCCATTCATTCCATTTAATATTCCCTAAGACTGACAGAAATAACTCATTTCCTTTTGCACTCAATGTGTTCCATACTAGAGCCATCATATCCATCACGTTAATAGGTTCTGATTAAATTGTCCGTGCTTCCTAATAGCACAATGATTTCAGAGCGCACCCATGCCCCCCCTAAAccaaataataaatcaacagtGTTTActcattaaataaacaaacctaATCTCCATTTAAGTGCCTCATTTTACGGTGTAAACATAGCAGGGTCGAAGAACCGCCGCCTTCTTGCTCAACTTTTTTTGGCCATGCTGTGTTGGAATGCAAAATTTCTcgttaaaaattattaaaagcaaGAACTGTGTCTGCAGCTCGGTTTCAGCCGTCGCGCACACGTTCGCACAAACTCTCCTTGTCTGGCTCCCGACGTGGCCGCTGGTTTACAGCCTCCCACGGACACAGCCAAGCTTTGTTCTGCGGGCCGCAGTGGTTAATCTAGCCCCTGTATCTTTAactgagcaaaaaaaaattaactacaaTCTCTCATACTCGCAGGAAGTTGGATCATACCGTCAAATCCCAATCCAGGCCATAGGTGATTTGGAACCATCAGAGTTTAATTGAGATTGATGTCCAGCGTGAGGTCTGGTCTCATTAGGAAACTGCACAGATGGTCGTGGAGAGGGAACATAGCTCCTAATTCAGTCTGAGTAGCGCTGAAAAGTGTTTTGGAGTTACGTGACGAGACCTGGATCTTTGACTTTGGGGTAAATGTGACAAATTGACGTGTCAAAAACACAGACCGGCGCTTTGGAATGGGACGGAGGTTTGAGGCCACGTAAACAAGCAGGAAATGGGGGCCACTTTGGGTTGGATTTTGGCCTGACCCACTTTACGTCATGCAGTGCTTCTGCAGTTTGTTTCTGCAACAATGAACTGCAGCTTTTACAGAGTTCATTGACTTTTTTAGAG
This genomic window from Labeo rohita strain BAU-BD-2019 chromosome 1, IGBB_LRoh.1.0, whole genome shotgun sequence contains:
- the spry2 gene encoding protein sprouty homolog 2, which gives rise to METRAQNGGSGSSGLLRALRDTGRPQTGDSEPWEGQVLSLDQIRTIRSSNEYTEGPTVAPRPPASQQKTDSQSSSPTSTASIELSEHRNSPRAQRAGQQTPHQQVPQSPRSGVSRSTSGTSDGSRSTARASTGSTSSEQRLLGNAGGTADRVVRAQPKRSELKQEELKPLAMTPGQAADAKHSVRCEDCGRCKCEGCTCARTLPSCWMCGRRCLCSATTTMDYVTCVCCVKGLFYHCSSDDEDVCADKPFSCTQSHCCMRWTAISVLALFLPCLLCYLPAKGCVALCQACYDCTSRPGCRCKNKGVEK